One Helianthus annuus cultivar XRQ/B chromosome 7, HanXRQr2.0-SUNRISE, whole genome shotgun sequence genomic region harbors:
- the LOC110868760 gene encoding uncharacterized protein LOC110868760 — protein MLVGRKEHNGMGSSIYVPHVLTSPSMWCGLYFPTKNFVNSKDYNPPLTLSYSFPEAKQKAKYHPICRVCNNWFYDKNLWIYKCEKCICYVHLDCATSRREPFMSILSIGRGQTIKNFDDVDYPDLLHLPFHDLTYSIPKHLFSKEIGPTTYGTAEVSMQHINHQHDLILVNTESIGSTSSKINDLSICHNPMKKTQLLCNGCVRPIMEMSFYTCRANEDEKCNFALHVWCIRLPTKVENHPGHAQYTLVLMSNGSRVSFNTFYCRVFHLW, from the exons ATGCTTGTGGGAAGGAAGGAACACAATGGGATGGGATCTTCTATCTATGTACCACATGTCCTAACTTCACCATCCATGTGGTGTGGATTGTATTTTCCTACCAAAAACTTTGTTAATTCAAAAGACTACAATCCACCGCTCACCCTTTCATATTCCTTCCCAGAGGCAAAACAAAAGGCTAAATATCATCCTATATGCAGAGTTTGTAATAATTGGTTTTACGACAAGAATCTTTGGATATACAAATGCGAGAAATGTATTTGTTATGTACATCTAGATTGTGCGACATCAAGAAGAGAACCATTTATGTCCATTTTGTCTATTG GTAGAGGTCAAACTATTAAAAATTTTGACGATGTCGACTATCCTGATCTTCTGCATCTCCCTTTTCATGATCTAACTTATAGCATACCCAAACATTTGTTTTCCAAAGAAATTGGACCTACAACTTATGGTACTGCTGAGGTAAGCATGCAACATATCAATCATCAACATGATTTAATTTTAGTTAATACAGAAAGCATTGGGTCAACCTCCTCAAAAATCAATGACTTGAGCATTTGCCATAACCCAATGAAAAAGACACAACTATTATGCAACGGGTGTGTAAGACCAATCATGGAGATGTCGTTCTACACTTGTCGTGCCAATGAAGATGAGAAATGCAACTTTGCTCTTCATGTATGGTGTATTCGGTTGCCAACAAAAGTAGAAAACCACCCAGGTCACGCACAATATACCCTTGTTCTAATGTCAAATGGCTCAAGGGTGTCCTTCAACACATTTTATTGTCGAGTTTTCCACTTATGGTAG
- the LOC110868761 gene encoding protein COBRA: MDSCFRSLTRISIPTIFLAILLSSFSFTCTEAYDALDPNGNITIKWDIISWTPDGYVAVVTMYNFQQYRHISPPGWTLGWTWAKKEVIWSMMGSQATEQGDCSKYKSAQPHCCKKTPTIVDLLPGTPYNQQIANCCKGGVINSWAQDPNNYASSFQVSVGAAGTTNKTVKPPKNFTLLAPGPGYTCGPAIVGKPTKFITADGRRVTQAMMTWNVTCTYSQFLAQKTPTCCVSLSSFYNETIVPCPTCTCGCQNNATHPGSCVNPNSPYLASVVNGPGKNSFTPLVQCTKHMCPIRVHWHVKLNYKEYWRVKVTITNFNYRMNYSQWNLVVQHPNFDNLTQIFSFNYKPLTPYSSINDTAMLWGVKFYNDFLNQAGPLGNVQSELLFRKDKSTFTFEKGWAFPRRIYFNGDNCVMPPPDAYPYLPNAGSRLSFSLLALLMACSAVFFVLFDV, encoded by the exons CACAATCAAGTGGGATATTATTAGTTGGACACCTGATGGTTATGTG GCAGTTGTTACAATGTACAACTTCCAGCAATACCGCCACATTTCACCGCCAGGGTGGACCTTAGGTTGGACCTGGGCCAAAAAAGAGGTAATATGGTCCATGATGGGGAGTCAAGCCACCGAGCAAGGAGACTGTTCAAAATATAAAAGCGCACAACCGCATTGCTGCAAGAAAACTCCAACCATCGTAGACTTATTACCCGGAACCCCTTACAATCAGCAGATCGCTAATTGCTGCAAGGGCGGTGTCATCAACTCGTGGGCCCAAGATCCCAACAACTACGCCAGCTCATTCCAGGTCAGCGTTGGTGCCGCCGGAACCACCAACAAAACCGTCAAGCCGCCCAAAAACTTCACCTTGCTTGCACCCGGCCCTGGCTATACTTGTGGACCCGCTATCGTTGGTAAACCGACAAAGTTCATTACCGCAGATGGAAGAAGAGTAACTCAAGCTATGA TGACATGGAATGTTACGTGTACATATTCACAATTTTTGGCTCAGAAAACGCCTACTTGTTGTGTATCGCTCTCTTCTTTCTACAACGAGACGATCGTACCCTGCCCTACATGCACATGCGGATGCCAAAATAACGCTACTCACCCGGGTAGTTGTGTAAA CCCGAACTCGCCATATTTAGCGTCAGTTGTTAACGGTCCTGGTAAAAACAGCTTTACACCCCTGGTTCAATGCACGAAACATATGTGCCCGATTCGGGTTCACTGGCACGTAAAGCTTAATTACAAGGAATATTGGCGTGTGAAGGTCACCATTACAAATTTCAACTACCGGATGAATTACTCACAGTGGAATTTAGTCGTTCAACACCCCAACTTCGACAATCTTACGCAAATATTCAGTTTTAATTACAAACCGTTGACTCCTTATTCTTCTATAA ATGATACTGCTATGCTATGGGGGGTTAAATTTTATAACGATTTTCTGAACCAAGCTGGACCGTTGGGGAACGTACAGTCAGAGTTGCTATTTCGCAAAGATAAATCGACTTTCACGTTCGAAAAGGGTTGGGCGTTTCCTCGAAGAATTTATTTCAACGGTGATAACTGTGTGATGCCGCCACCTGATGCATACCCGTATCTCCCGAATGCTGGTTCGCGTTTAAGCTTCTCTTTACTTGCGTTATTGATGGCGTGTTCGgctgttttctttgttttgtttgATGTTTGA